From Salvia splendens isolate huo1 chromosome 3, SspV2, whole genome shotgun sequence, a single genomic window includes:
- the LOC121794313 gene encoding probably inactive leucine-rich repeat receptor-like protein kinase At5g06940: protein MATACTHYLFLSLSFSLLLLTSAVSEPEILLQFKNSIDDPLNILSGWSSASSLHHCNWTGVSCTNAAPFLVTSLNLQSSNLSGEISASICNLPSLAHLNLANNFFNQPIPLHLSECETLITLNVSDNLIWGTIPEQISQFKTLEILDFSRNHIEGEIPENIGLLQQLRVLDLGGNLLSGSVPVVFENFSELVVLDLSHNTFLVSQIPVDIGGLSKLEQLLLQSSGFYGEIPDLFSGLKSLMVLDLSQNNLTGVLPQIELLLPNLVSFDVSQNKLSGPFPDGVCEAKGLVSLSLHTNFFNGLVPNDLISECKNLERFEVHNNGFSGNFPSWLWSLPKIKLIRAENNMFSGEIPDSISQAAQLEHVQIDNNSFTSRFPQGVGRVRNLYRFSASLNRLYGDLPPNFCDSPVMSIINLSHNSLSGRIPEVKNCRKLVSLSLASNSFVGEIPESLADLPVLTYLDLSENNLTGLIPHELEKLKLALFNVSFNKLSGRVPASLISGLPASYLEGNAGLCGPGLPHGCLGDDKPKRKQSSFAKLTCALVIITIAFALFVLAFGFYLMRSHKQRAQLGMWRSVFFYPLRVTEHDLLMSMDEKTARGAGGDIGRVYVVTLPSGELVAVKKILNFATQSSKALQNEVKTLAKIRHKNIVKILGFCHSDDSIFLIYEYLPKGSLGDLLGKPDLDLPWSLRLKIAIGIAQGLVYLHKDYLPRLLHRNLKSNNVLLDADFQPKLTDFSLDRIIGENVFQSVVSSESATSCYFAPEYGLTKKATEQIDTYSFGVVLLELLTGRLAVEMEPEDPTLDVVKWVRRKINITNGSLKVLDPNISRSSQHLQQMLEALEIGLRCTCVMPEKRPSMAEVVKALQSLETTTFQGLELSADVA from the exons ATGGCCACCGCCTGCACCCACTATCTCTTTCTCTCACTATCATTCTCACTTCTTCTTCTCACCTCAGCAGTTTCTGAGCCAGAAATCTTGCTCCAGTTCAAGAACTCCATTGATGACCCTTTGAACATTCTATCTGGCTGGTCCAGCGCTTCATCACTTCACCATTGTAACTGGACTggggtttcttgcaccaatgcaGCTCCATTTCTGGTTACTTCTCTCAATCTTCAAAGCTCGAATCTTTCTGGTGAAATCTCTGCTTCCATATGCAACCTTCCTAGCCTTGCTCATCTCAATCTTGCTAATAACTTCTTTAACCAGCCTATCCCACTCCACCTCTCTGAATGTGAGACTTTGATAACTTTGAATGTCAGTGACAATCTCATTTGGGGCACAATCCCAGAGCAAATTTCTCAGTTTAAGACTTTGGAGATTCTGGATTTTAGCAGGAATCACATTGAGGGAGAAATCCCAGAAAATATTGGCTTGCTGCAACAGCTTAGAGTTCTTGACTTGGGCGGCAACTTGCTCTCAGGTAGTGTTCCTGttgtttttgaaaattttagtgAGCTTGTGGTTCTTGATTTGTCACATAATACATTCTTGGTTAGTCAAATTCCTGTTGATATTGGTGGGCTAAGTAAACTTGAGCAGCTTTTGTTGCAAAGCTCTGGTTTTTATGGTGAAATACCAGATCTTTTTAGTGGGTTGAAGAGTTTGATGGTTTTAGACCTTTCTCAAAATAATCTCACTGGTGTTTTGCCTCAGATTGAGTTGTTACTCCCAAATTTAGTTTCTTTTGATGTTTCACAAAACAAGCTTTCTGGGCCATTTCCTGATGGGGTTTGTGAAGCTAAGGGTCTCGTGAGTTTGAGTTTGCACACAAATTTCTTTAATGGATTGGTGCCAAATGATTTGATCAGTGAATGCAAGAATCTTGAGAGGTTTGAGGTTCATAACAATGGTTTTAGTGGAAACTTTCCTTCTTGGTTGTGGTCACTGCCTAAAATCAAGCTCATCAGAGCTGAAAACAATATGTTTAGTGGTGAAATCCCTGATTCGATCTCACAAGCTGCTCAGCTTGAGCATGTTCAGATTGATAACAACAGTTTTACCAGCCGGTTTCCTCAGGGCGTTGGCAGAGTTCGAAACTTGTACAGATTCTCTGCCTCATTGAATCGTTTGTATGGAGATCTCCCTCCGAATTTCTGTGATTCGCCTGTCATGAGCATCATCAACCTCTCCCACAACTCTCTCTCCGGGAGGATTCCGGAGGTGAAGAACTGTAGGAAGCTGGTGTCGTTGTCTTTGGCGAGCAACAGTTTTGTAGGTGAGATCCCTGAATCTCTGGCTGATCTGCCTGTGCTAACCTACCTAGATCTTTCTGAAAACAATCTGACTGGTTTAATTCCACATGAGCTTGAAAAGCTAAAGCTTGCTCTCTTTAATGTGTCTTTCAACAAGCTATCTGGCAGAGTTCCAGCCTCGTTGATTTCAGGCCTTCCAGCCTCGTATTTAGAGGGAAACGCCGGGTTATGTGGGCCGGGGCTTCCCCATGGTTGTTTAGGTGATGACAAGCCAAAGCGCAAACAATCAAGCTTCGCTAAACTGACCTGTGCTTTAGTTATCATAACCATAGCTTTTGCCCTTTTCGTCTTGGCGTTTGGATTCTATCTGATGAGGTCTCACAAGCAGAGAGCTCAGTTAGGGATGTGGAGATCAGTGTTCTTTTACCCTCTTAGAGTCACTGAGCACGACTTGCTTATGTCGATGGATGAGAAGACAGCCCGTGGTGCTGGTGGGGATATCGGGAGGGTCTATGTTGTCACCTTACCAAGTGGTGAGCTTGTTGCTGTGAAGAAGATACTGAATTTTGCCACCCAGTCTTCAAAAGCTCTGCAAAATGAGGTCAAGACTCTAGCAAAGATCAGACACAAAAACATTGTGAAGATTCTTGGTTTCTGCCACTCTGATGATTCCATATTCTTGATATATGAGTACCTACCAAAGGGAAGCCTTGGTGATCTTCTTGGCAAACCCGACCTTGATTTGCCATGGAGTTTGAGGCTTAAGATTGCCATTGGCATTGCTCAAGGCCTGGTTTATCTTCACAAGGATTACCTCCCACGTTTGCTGCATAGAAATTTGAAGTCGAACAACGTGCTTCTTGATGCTGATTTCCAGCCAAAGCTCACTGATTTTTCCTTGGACAGGATCATCGGAGAGAACGTATTTCAGTCAGTAGTTTCTTCAGAATCTGCAACATCCTGCTATTTTGCACCAG AATATGGCCTCACAAAGAAGGCAACGGAGCAGATTGACACATACAGCTTTGGTGTCGTCCTGTTAGAGCTCCTAACTGGTCGACTAGCAGTAGAAATGGAACCGGAGGATCCTACACTTGACGTTGTGAAGTGGGTAAGAAGAAAGATCAACATAACCAATGGCTCCCTCAAAGTTCTTGATCCCAATATCTCAAGATCCTCCCAGCATTTGCAGCAGATGCTCGAAGCCCTAGAAATTGGGCTACGTTGCACTTGTGTGATGCCGGAGAAGAGGCCATCAATGGCTGAAGTTGTCAAAGCACTTCAGTCACTTGAAACCACTACTTTTCAAGGTTTGGAGTTGTCTGCTGATGTTGCTTAG
- the LOC121794314 gene encoding uncharacterized protein LOC121794314, which yields MKETDRRKGLNNKEKTRPARPETRDRKLPGKNAGRNLKEREVEAKSSSDKQNRNLGSGVEPSEAFENVVIGYVDDECRSEESLHSTRNLKTDERRGNEKLSDISSDMDIVDESDAETTNDSVSSQGDPQTADEGKAEKVTRVRNLSSGSAQAQRLKSDRGANNLQTKASKQTPRKGPENGLLKSAKSSSDSLKNMKVHPKALSDSSEGADSQPLEQDNGVDPLDEASSGALTVCSDDEAVNTEENRKREDNIDQDQKIEEMETRIKNLESELREVAALEIALYSVVPEHGSSAHKVHTPARRLSRLYIYACKHWSQDRRATVARNTVSGFVLVSKSCGNDVSRLTFWLSNTVVLREIISHAFGSSCQSNASAKLFKSSGGDTKSSTNNWKNSGGNRQLNKKGFLQFVDDWQETRTFTAALEKVESWIFSRIVESIWWQTLTPNMQSPVDDSTTPKGSDRLLGPALGDQKQGSFSINLWKNAFQDAFRRLCPVRAGGHECGCLPVLARKVMELCIGRLDVAMFNAILRESTHEIPTDPVSDPIVDSKVLPIPAGDLSFGSGAQLKNSVGNWGRWLSDFLGMDSDSSAQDVNATLENDDKQGTDKPKSFPLLHALSDLLMLPKDMLMDRTIRMEVCPEISLALVKRVLCNFSPDEFCPDPVPGSVLEALNAESIIERRISGESATSFPYTAAPTVYTPPSSSDVAEKVAEAGASTKFYRSASSVQRKGYTSDEELDEMESCLSSVVDTLPPSPTAVRGNGKGSSGSEVCGDDGANARYDLLREVWQST from the exons ATGAAGGAGACTGACAGGAGAAAGGGCCTAAACAACAAAGAGAAAACCCGTCCTGCAAGACCTGAAACAAGGGATCGGAAGCTTCCTGGAAAGAATGCTGGTAGAAACTTGAAAGAAAGAGAGGTTGAGGCCAAGTCTTCGTCTGATAAACAGAACAGAAATTTAGGAAGTGGTGTCGAGCCATCAGAAGCTTTCGAGAATGTGGTGATAGGTTATGTCGATGATGAGTGCAGGTCAGAGGAATCACTGCATAGTACCAGAAATCTCAAAACAGATGAGAGACGAGGCAATGAAAAATTGAGTGATATTTCTAGTGATATGGATATTGTGGATGAATCTGATGCTGAGACTACTAATGATTCAGTTTCATCTCAAGGGGATCCACAAACAGCAGATGAGGGTAAAGCAGAAAAAGTTACCCGGGTTAGAAATCTTTCATCTGGCTCTGCCCAAGCACAGAGATTGAAATCTGATAGGGGAGCAAATAATCTACAGACTAAAGCATCTAAGCAAACTCCAAGGAAAGGGCCTGAAAATGGGTTATTAAAATCTGCCAAGAGTTCATCTGATAGTTTGAAAAATATGAAGGTCCATCCAAAGGCTCTTTCTGATTCCTCCGAAGGGGCTGATAGCCAACCACTTGAACAGGACAATGGAGTGGATCCCCTGGATGAGGCTTCCAGTGGTGCTCTTACTGTGTGTAGTGACGATGAAGCAGTCAATACTGAGGAAAATCGCAAGCGAGAAGACAACATTGATCAAGATCAAAAGATTGAGGAAATGGAAACGAGGATCAAGAATCTTGAGAGCGAACTTAGAGAAGTTGCTGCTCTTGAAATTGCACTATATTCTGTGGTTCCCGAGCATGGTAGCTCCGCACACAAGGTGCATACACCTGCAAGACGCCTTTCTAGGCTATATATTTATGCTTGCAAACACTGGTCTCAAGATAGGCGAGCTACTGTGGCTCGAAACACTGTGTCTGGGTTTGTTTTAGTTTCTAAATCCTGTGGCAATGATGTTTCCAG GTTGACATTTTGGCTATCGAACACTGTTGTACTACGGGAAATTATATCTCACGCATTTGGGAGTTCATGTCAATCTAATGCTTCTGCAAAATTATTCAAGTCCAGTGGAGGTGACACAAAGTCATCTACAAATAACTGGAAGAATAGTGGTGGAAACAGACAATTGAATAAGAAGGGTTTCTTgcagtttgtggatgattggcAAGAAACAAGAACCTTCACTGCTGCCTTGGAGAAAGTTGAGTCCTGGATTTTCTCAAGGATTGTTGAGTCAATCTGGTGGCAG ACACTGACACCTAACATGCAATCACCTGTTGATGATTCTACCACACCCAAAGGTTCGGATAGGTTACTTGGTCCGGCCCTTGGTGACCAGAAACAAGGAAGCTTTTCCATCAACCTATGGAAAAATGCCTTTCAGGATGCTTTCAGAAGACTTTGCCCTGTTCGAGCTGGGGGACATGAGTGTGGTTGCTTGCCAGTTTTGGCTAGGAAG GTGATGGAGCTATGTATTGGCAGGCTTGATGTAGCCATGTTTAATGCTATTCTTCGTGAGTCGACCCATGAGATCCCTACTGACCCTGTATCTGATCCTATTGTGGACTCCAAGGTTTTGCCTATTCCCGCCGGAGATTTGAGCTTTGGTTCTGGTGCACAACTTAAAAATTCT GTTGGCAATTGGGGAAGATGGTTATCTGATTTTCTTGGCATGGATTCTGATAGTTCTGCGCAAGACGTAAATGCTACGCTGGAGAACGATGATAAGCAAGGTACCGATAAACCAAAGAGCTTCCCACTTCTTCACGCCTTGAGTGATCTTCTAATGCTCCCCAAAGATATGCTCATGGACCGTACAATAAGAATGGAG GTCTGTCCTGAAATCAGTCTTGCATTGGTTAAGCGAGTGCTCTGCAACTTCTCTCCTGATGAGTTCTGTCCTGATCCTGTCCCAGGTTCTGTGCTAGAGGCGCTAAATGCTGAG TCCATCATAGAGCGTAGAATATCAGGGGAGTCCGCCACTAGCTTCCCTTACACTGCTGCTCCGACGGTGTACACGCCTCCCTCCTCTTCCGATGTGGCAGAGAAAGTCGCAGAGGCCGGTGCAAGCACTAAGTTCTACCGAAGTGCATCATCTGTGCAGAGAAAAGGGTACACCAGCGACGAGGAGCTGGATGAAATGGAGTCGTGTTTGTCTTCTGTCGTCGACACGCTTCCTCCATCTCCCACTGCCGTAAGGGGAAATGGCAAAGGTAGTAGCGGCAGCGAAGTATGTGGCGATGATGGAGCCAACGCTAGGTATGATCTTCTTCGTGAGGTCTGGCAATCCACATAG